One region of Chryseobacterium sp. C-71 genomic DNA includes:
- a CDS encoding cytochrome-c peroxidase, with amino-acid sequence MIKLILKTGLLIIASLNFVSCSDDVIQPLEKDEAVNLRFPAYFPEMTFDQDENPITKNGVELGRKLFYEGRLSRNNTISCGFCHIQEHAFTHHGHTVSHGIDDRIGIRNAPAIQNMAFLKRYMWDGVIHNLNQQPIIPITDANEMDSSMPEVITKLSKEDVYKKLFKQAYGDESITGERVLKALSQFIATLISADSKYDRFKQGKVNLSSEESQGMALFQQKCASCHSGELFTDESFRNTGMYYNAQFKDAGRHRVTLDQNDWMKFRVPSLRNVEYTAPYMHDGRFYTLEAVLNFYSDSVEDHPNLDTQLKQNNHIGIPMNAQEKKFIIAFLKTLSDKNFISNPKFAE; translated from the coding sequence ATGATTAAGCTTATTTTAAAAACAGGATTGTTGATCATTGCTTCTCTGAATTTTGTTTCGTGTTCCGATGATGTGATTCAGCCTTTAGAAAAAGATGAAGCCGTGAATCTTCGGTTTCCAGCATATTTTCCGGAGATGACTTTTGATCAGGATGAAAATCCAATCACAAAAAATGGAGTAGAGTTAGGCAGGAAATTATTTTACGAAGGCAGACTTTCAAGAAATAATACCATTTCATGCGGTTTCTGTCATATTCAGGAACATGCTTTTACCCATCATGGTCATACGGTGAGCCACGGAATTGACGACAGAATCGGAATCAGAAATGCGCCGGCCATTCAAAACATGGCTTTTCTGAAGCGGTATATGTGGGACGGCGTGATTCATAATTTAAACCAACAGCCGATCATTCCGATCACCGATGCAAACGAGATGGATAGTTCAATGCCTGAAGTGATTACCAAACTCAGTAAAGAGGATGTTTATAAAAAATTGTTTAAGCAGGCTTACGGTGATGAAAGTATTACCGGAGAAAGAGTGTTAAAAGCATTGTCGCAGTTTATAGCCACTTTGATTTCGGCAGATTCCAAATATGATCGGTTTAAACAGGGAAAAGTAAATTTATCTTCTGAAGAATCTCAAGGAATGGCTTTGTTTCAACAAAAATGTGCTTCCTGCCACAGCGGAGAATTGTTTACTGATGAAAGTTTCAGAAATACCGGAATGTATTACAATGCCCAATTTAAAGATGCAGGACGACATCGGGTGACGCTGGATCAAAATGACTGGATGAAATTCCGTGTTCCAAGCTTGAGGAATGTAGAATACACAGCACCTTACATGCATGACGGAAGATTTTATACTTTGGAAGCAGTACTTAATTTTTATTCTGATAGTGTTGAAGATCATCCTAATCTCGACACTCAACTGAAACAGAACAATCATATTGGAATTCCGATGAATGCTCAGGAAAAAAAATTCATTATTGCTTTTCTGAAAACTTTATCGGACAAAAATTTTATTTCCAATCCAAAATTCGCTGAATAA
- a CDS encoding transporter, with protein sequence MKKIIFIISLISSNSFQAKTTNDSLYISNNFQDDILFNECDACGCAAGNGSSGFESLLNPQFIGIKYFAQHYKAKENLFVNDLTQDQYFNTLQLWAKIPLTQKLSIYGSLPFHFHEKRTLQGDININGFGDFNLMGIYQLINSKDNIHQLNGGVGVKVPLGKFDEKGISGVNPSFQLGTGSWDYQAVLNYRFQKNKLAVLLNTDYTIKTENKKHYQFGNQWNYSATGFYQIFGSEKSILSAKFGFQGEVYDRNRQYKEDIPKTAGSSLYGKLGFEASYKKFSLGTELMLPTYTNLAGGDIEARSRFSIFINFGI encoded by the coding sequence ATGAAGAAAATAATTTTTATCATAAGTCTGATTTCTTCGAACAGTTTTCAGGCAAAAACAACGAATGACAGTTTATACATTTCAAATAATTTTCAAGATGATATTTTATTCAATGAATGTGATGCCTGTGGTTGCGCAGCAGGAAATGGTTCGTCAGGTTTTGAATCTTTGTTAAATCCTCAGTTTATCGGAATTAAATATTTCGCTCAGCATTATAAAGCGAAAGAGAATTTATTTGTCAACGATTTAACGCAGGATCAGTATTTCAATACCCTTCAGCTTTGGGCAAAAATTCCTCTGACTCAAAAATTGAGTATTTACGGAAGTCTGCCATTTCATTTTCATGAAAAGAGAACTTTGCAAGGTGATATTAATATTAACGGATTCGGAGATTTTAATTTGATGGGAATTTATCAGTTGATTAATTCAAAAGACAATATTCATCAGCTGAATGGTGGAGTTGGAGTTAAAGTTCCGCTCGGAAAGTTTGATGAAAAAGGAATTTCCGGAGTCAATCCGAGCTTTCAGTTGGGAACCGGAAGTTGGGATTATCAGGCAGTTTTGAATTACAGATTTCAAAAAAATAAACTGGCTGTGCTTCTCAATACCGATTACACGATTAAAACCGAAAACAAAAAACACTATCAGTTTGGGAATCAGTGGAATTATTCAGCCACAGGATTTTATCAAATCTTTGGAAGTGAGAAAAGCATTCTTTCTGCAAAATTTGGTTTTCAGGGTGAAGTCTATGATCGAAACCGCCAATATAAAGAAGATATTCCGAAAACTGCCGGAAGTTCTTTATATGGAAAGTTAGGTTTTGAAGCTTCTTACAAAAAATTCAGTCTGGGAACAGAACTAATGCTTCCGACTTATACCAATCTGGCGGGAGGAGATATTGAAGCGAGATCAAGATTTAGTATTTTTATCAACTTTGGAATTTAA
- a CDS encoding MFS transporter, translating into MENISTKTIDTTKIVYPILFMISFSHFLNDLIQSTIPSLYPILKGEFSLSFAQIGIITLVFQLTASILQPFVGIYTDKKPNPRSLAIGMGLSMAGLLLLAAAHQYYVILISVALIGMGSSIFHPEASRVAQLASGGQKGLAQSIFQVGGNSGSAIGPLLVALIILPLGQGYVGLFAIAAFIGIIVLWRIGNWYAERLSLKKSAKHPSDIIEIQLSRKKVLFSVAILLTLVFSKYIYLASMTNYFTFFLIDKFHISVQDSQLFLFMFLAAVAVGTILGGKLGDKYGRKKIIWISILGAAPFTLCLPYLSLFWTIAFAVIIGLIIASAFSAILVYATDLMPNKIGLVAGLFFGFMFGMGGIGSAVLGAVADDTSIEYVFKICAFLPLMGIITAFLPNIKGHKK; encoded by the coding sequence ATGGAAAATATCTCTACAAAAACAATTGACACTACAAAAATTGTTTATCCTATCCTGTTCATGATTAGTTTTTCTCATTTTTTGAATGACTTAATTCAATCTACTATTCCTTCGCTTTACCCGATATTAAAAGGAGAATTCAGCTTATCTTTCGCTCAAATTGGAATTATCACCTTGGTATTTCAGCTTACCGCTTCTATTTTGCAGCCCTTTGTGGGAATTTATACGGATAAGAAACCCAATCCAAGATCTTTAGCCATCGGCATGGGATTATCAATGGCCGGATTACTTTTGTTGGCGGCCGCACATCAGTATTATGTCATTCTAATTTCTGTGGCATTGATTGGAATGGGCTCATCAATTTTTCACCCTGAAGCTTCAAGGGTAGCACAATTGGCATCGGGTGGACAAAAAGGATTGGCTCAATCTATATTTCAGGTAGGTGGAAATTCAGGAAGTGCGATTGGACCTTTATTGGTTGCTTTAATTATTCTTCCTTTAGGACAAGGTTATGTAGGATTATTTGCTATTGCAGCATTTATCGGAATCATCGTACTGTGGAGAATCGGGAACTGGTATGCGGAAAGATTATCATTGAAAAAATCTGCAAAACATCCAAGCGACATTATCGAAATACAGCTTTCCCGTAAAAAAGTTCTTTTTTCAGTGGCTATTTTATTGACTTTGGTATTTTCAAAATACATTTACCTGGCTTCAATGACCAATTATTTTACTTTTTTCCTCATTGATAAATTCCACATTTCGGTACAAGATTCTCAGTTATTTTTATTCATGTTTTTAGCGGCCGTTGCTGTAGGAACCATTTTAGGAGGGAAATTAGGTGATAAATACGGCAGAAAAAAAATCATCTGGATTTCTATTTTAGGTGCGGCACCATTCACACTTTGTCTTCCTTATCTTTCATTATTCTGGACAATTGCATTTGCGGTTATCATAGGATTAATCATCGCTTCCGCATTTTCCGCAATATTAGTCTACGCCACAGATTTGATGCCCAATAAAATCGGATTGGTTGCAGGATTATTCTTCGGATTTATGTTTGGAATGGGCGGAATAGGATCTGCTGTTTTAGGAGCAGTCGCAGATGATACGAGCATAGAATATGTTTTCAAAATCTGCGCATTCTTACCTTTAATGGGAATTATCACCGCATTTTTACCTAATATAAAAGGACATAAAAAATAG
- a CDS encoding FadR/GntR family transcriptional regulator: MQIQRKTLAQEVADRLIEGISNDEYAIGEKLPIESELMKIYGVGRSSIREAIKILSIKGILNVQQGVGTFVVAKNAQESLESQMNKAEIQDVQEVRSLLDSKIAAKAAINRTEEDLKTIKKYLDLRSQFAEENLATECYQADINFHLAIAEACGNKLLREIYKVATKNILSSFEIRHHNNTDSFKISQKIHIDLYQSIENGNAEKASIIAQKIVDQIY, encoded by the coding sequence ATGCAGATTCAAAGAAAAACTTTAGCGCAGGAAGTTGCAGATAGATTAATCGAAGGAATATCCAACGATGAATATGCTATTGGCGAAAAACTTCCGATTGAATCTGAGCTGATGAAAATCTACGGCGTCGGCCGCTCCAGCATTCGTGAAGCGATAAAAATTTTATCGATTAAAGGGATTCTCAATGTACAGCAAGGCGTTGGAACTTTTGTGGTTGCTAAAAACGCTCAGGAATCTTTAGAATCTCAAATGAATAAAGCAGAGATTCAGGATGTACAAGAAGTGCGTTCACTGCTCGATTCAAAAATTGCAGCAAAGGCAGCGATAAACCGAACCGAGGAAGATTTAAAAACAATTAAAAAATATCTGGATCTCAGATCTCAATTTGCAGAAGAAAATCTCGCAACGGAATGCTATCAGGCAGATATCAATTTTCATTTGGCCATTGCAGAAGCTTGCGGAAACAAACTTTTACGGGAAATTTACAAAGTAGCAACAAAAAATATATTGAGTTCTTTTGAAATTAGGCATCACAACAATACGGACTCATTTAAAATTTCACAAAAAATACATATCGACCTTTATCAATCTATCGAAAATGGTAATGCTGAAAAAGCTTCCATCATTGCGCAAAAAATAGTTGATCAGATTTACTAA
- the rpsT gene encoding 30S ribosomal protein S20: MANHKSALKRIRQNEVRKVRNRYYHKTARTAIKGLRNEEDKTAATEQLPKVIALLDKLAKKNIIHKNKAANLKSKLTKHVNKLA, from the coding sequence ATGGCAAATCATAAATCAGCTCTTAAAAGAATAAGACAAAACGAAGTTAGAAAAGTTCGTAACAGATATTACCACAAGACTGCTAGAACAGCAATCAAAGGGTTAAGAAATGAAGAGGACAAAACTGCAGCAACAGAACAATTGCCAAAAGTTATCGCTTTATTGGATAAATTAGCTAAGAAAAATATTATCCACAAAAACAAAGCGGCTAACTTAAAAAGTAAATTGACTAAGCACGTTAACAAGTTAGCGTAA
- a CDS encoding sigma-54 dependent transcriptional regulator: MNTILIIDDEAKIRSLLSRIIALEGFEVFEASNLKSGLKKLETSEIDIVICDVKLPDGNGVECSKIIKDKFPSVEIILLTAFGNIPDGVLAIKNGAFDYITKGDDNTRILPLIYKASEKVALNKRVLHLEKQLNRKQSFDSIIGKSSAITKVVDSARKVATTDATVLLTGETGTGKEVFAQAIHHASNRNKNNFIAINCSAFGKDLLENELFGHKAGAFTGALKDSKGIFEEANLGTVFLDEIGEMPLDLQAKLLRVLESGEFLKVGDNKPIKTDVRIIAATNRDLETEIEKGNFREDLYYRINIFQIKLPSLRERVADIELLVNFFLKSFSLKTGKNITSVSLDYLKALRNHLWKGNIRELRNVIERSVILTDSSELEIDSLPLDISVYNNEIDSSQTKMMSAFSMASAEKMQIQKVLNHTKGNKAEAARLLEIGIATLYRKVEEYKIS, translated from the coding sequence TTGAACACCATTTTAATCATTGATGATGAAGCGAAAATAAGATCGCTTCTCTCAAGAATCATCGCCCTGGAAGGTTTTGAAGTTTTCGAAGCGAGCAATCTGAAGAGTGGATTGAAGAAACTCGAAACCTCAGAGATCGATATCGTTATCTGCGATGTCAAACTACCCGACGGAAACGGAGTGGAATGCTCTAAAATTATAAAAGATAAATTTCCTAGCGTAGAAATTATTCTCTTAACAGCTTTTGGAAACATTCCCGACGGCGTTCTGGCGATTAAAAACGGTGCGTTTGATTACATTACAAAAGGTGACGACAATACCAGAATTCTTCCTCTCATTTATAAAGCATCTGAAAAAGTTGCGTTAAACAAACGCGTTTTGCATCTGGAAAAGCAACTCAACAGAAAACAATCATTTGACAGCATCATAGGAAAATCATCAGCAATCACCAAAGTGGTAGATTCTGCAAGAAAAGTCGCAACTACCGATGCTACCGTTCTTTTGACGGGCGAAACGGGTACCGGAAAAGAGGTTTTTGCGCAAGCCATTCACCATGCTAGTAATAGGAATAAAAATAATTTCATTGCCATTAATTGTTCGGCTTTTGGAAAAGATTTGCTGGAAAATGAATTATTTGGTCACAAAGCAGGTGCTTTTACCGGAGCTCTGAAAGACAGCAAAGGTATTTTTGAAGAAGCCAATCTGGGAACTGTTTTTTTGGATGAAATCGGTGAGATGCCGTTGGATTTGCAGGCAAAACTTTTGCGTGTTTTAGAATCGGGAGAATTTCTGAAAGTGGGTGACAATAAGCCTATTAAAACGGATGTGAGAATCATCGCTGCCACCAACAGAGATCTGGAAACTGAAATCGAAAAAGGGAATTTCCGTGAAGACTTATATTATAGAATTAATATTTTTCAGATTAAGCTTCCTTCTTTAAGAGAAAGAGTGGCTGATATTGAATTACTTGTCAATTTCTTCCTGAAAAGTTTTTCGCTCAAGACCGGGAAAAATATCACTTCCGTCTCTTTGGATTATTTAAAAGCATTAAGAAATCATCTCTGGAAAGGTAACATCCGTGAGCTTCGAAATGTAATTGAGAGAAGTGTTATTCTCACAGATTCATCTGAATTAGAAATAGATAGTCTTCCTTTAGATATTTCGGTCTACAATAACGAGATAGATTCTTCTCAAACCAAAATGATGTCTGCTTTCTCTATGGCGAGTGCTGAGAAAATGCAGATTCAGAAAGTTCTTAATCATACCAAAGGCAATAAAGCCGAAGCTGCCCGTTTACTCGAAATCGGCATTGCCACCTTGTACCGAAAGGTAGAAGAGTATAAAATTTCTTAA